The following coding sequences are from one Verrucosispora sp. WMMD573 window:
- a CDS encoding extracellular solute-binding protein, translating to MSARSSSLGRRPLAAAVAVVTALLLVACSSGGGDKQDGPVTIKVWAWYPAFQGVVDHFNRTHTEIKIEWTNAGTGQDQYTKLQTALKAGKGAPDVVMLEFQELPTFQLTNHLVDMGKYGANDLKGNYVDWAWKQVSNGDAVYAIPVDAGPMAMLYRQDIFDQYEMSVPKTWAEFKEQAQKLKTAAPDRFMTDFGANDGGFMTGLMWQAGARPFSYNVADPHSIGVSVNSEPAKNVFAYWQDMVDTGLADTTAYGTTDFYNGLGSGKYATYLAAGWGPGYLASVAKTTAGKWRAAPLPQWNAGENAQGDWGGSSFAVTDQTKHPEQATTVAMEIFGANKDAWKIGIDEAFLFPTATSILDWDYFRTKEYEFFGGQQVNEVFVPAYNGIEEFEWSPFNSYSFNQLTTAVGQAVEKKTSWPAALDTVQQNITAYASNQGFKVSQ from the coding sequence GTGAGTGCCAGGAGTTCCAGTCTAGGACGCAGGCCACTGGCCGCGGCGGTGGCGGTGGTCACCGCTCTGCTGCTGGTGGCCTGTAGTTCGGGCGGCGGTGACAAGCAGGACGGTCCGGTCACGATCAAGGTGTGGGCCTGGTATCCGGCCTTCCAGGGCGTGGTCGACCACTTCAACCGTACGCACACCGAGATCAAGATCGAGTGGACCAATGCGGGAACCGGCCAGGATCAGTACACGAAATTGCAGACCGCGCTGAAAGCCGGCAAGGGCGCCCCCGACGTGGTGATGCTCGAGTTCCAGGAACTGCCGACGTTTCAGCTGACCAATCATCTCGTCGACATGGGCAAGTACGGGGCCAACGATCTCAAGGGCAACTACGTCGACTGGGCGTGGAAGCAGGTCAGCAATGGCGATGCCGTCTATGCGATCCCGGTTGATGCCGGTCCGATGGCGATGCTGTACCGGCAGGACATCTTCGACCAGTACGAGATGAGTGTTCCGAAGACCTGGGCGGAATTCAAGGAGCAGGCACAGAAGCTCAAGACTGCCGCGCCCGACAGGTTCATGACAGATTTTGGCGCGAACGACGGCGGTTTTATGACAGGGCTGATGTGGCAGGCCGGAGCCCGGCCGTTCAGCTACAACGTCGCGGATCCGCACAGTATTGGTGTTAGCGTTAACAGCGAGCCGGCGAAGAACGTGTTTGCCTACTGGCAGGACATGGTTGACACGGGGTTGGCCGACACCACCGCGTACGGGACCACGGACTTCTACAACGGGCTCGGCAGCGGGAAGTACGCGACCTATCTGGCCGCGGGGTGGGGTCCTGGTTACCTGGCGAGTGTGGCGAAGACGACGGCCGGCAAGTGGCGCGCCGCGCCGCTGCCCCAATGGAACGCGGGCGAGAACGCGCAGGGGGACTGGGGCGGCTCGTCGTTCGCGGTGACCGACCAGACGAAGCACCCCGAGCAGGCCACGACCGTCGCCATGGAGATTTTCGGAGCGAACAAGGACGCCTGGAAGATCGGCATTGACGAGGCGTTCCTGTTTCCGACCGCCACGTCGATCCTGGACTGGGACTACTTCCGCACGAAGGAGTACGAGTTCTTCGGCGGACAGCAGGTCAACGAGGTGTTCGTGCCGGCGTACAACGGCATCGAAGAATTCGAGTGGAGCCCGTTCAACAGCTACAGCTTCAACCAGCTGACCACCGCGGTGGGACAGGCGGTGGAAAAGAAGACATCGTGGCCGGCAGCGCTGGACACCGTCCAGCAGAACATCACGGCGTACGCCTCGAACCAGGGTTTCAAGGTCTCACAATGA
- a CDS encoding carbohydrate ABC transporter permease: MSPPATKTTQPERRSGGTIAAHAMMALFVVYFLLPFWWLLVAATKDNDGLFGSDPLWFADLHLLGNLRLLFTQDDGLYLRWLGNSALYAVTSGVGATVIAALAGYAFAKLRFPGRNALFALLLGLIMVPATALVLPTYLLMAETGLIDSVWAVILPSLLNPFGVYLLRVYVHDSVPDEMIEAARIDGAGEFRVFRSVALPAMRPALVTVLLFTMVASWNNFFLPLVMLSDQNLYPLTVGLRSWYLSATIGNGGPALFNVIVIGSLAAIVPLIAAFLLLQRYWRGGLTIGALK, from the coding sequence ATGAGCCCCCCGGCTACCAAGACCACCCAGCCGGAACGGCGCAGCGGCGGCACCATCGCCGCACACGCGATGATGGCGCTGTTCGTCGTCTACTTCCTGCTGCCGTTCTGGTGGCTGCTCGTCGCGGCGACCAAGGACAACGACGGGCTGTTCGGCTCGGACCCCCTCTGGTTCGCCGACCTGCATCTGCTCGGCAACCTCCGGCTGCTGTTCACCCAGGATGACGGCCTCTACCTGCGCTGGCTGGGCAACTCGGCCCTGTACGCCGTCACCAGCGGCGTCGGGGCCACCGTGATCGCCGCCCTGGCCGGTTACGCCTTCGCCAAACTCCGCTTTCCCGGCCGTAACGCGCTGTTCGCGCTGCTGCTCGGGCTCATCATGGTGCCGGCGACAGCCCTGGTCCTGCCGACGTATCTGCTGATGGCCGAGACCGGGCTCATCGACTCGGTGTGGGCGGTGATCCTGCCCTCGCTGCTCAACCCGTTCGGGGTGTACCTGCTGCGGGTCTACGTCCACGACTCGGTGCCCGACGAGATGATCGAGGCCGCGCGCATCGACGGTGCGGGGGAGTTCCGGGTATTCCGCAGCGTCGCGCTGCCCGCCATGCGACCGGCGCTGGTCACCGTCCTGCTGTTCACCATGGTGGCGAGTTGGAACAACTTCTTCCTGCCGCTGGTGATGCTCAGCGACCAGAATCTCTACCCGCTCACCGTCGGCCTGCGGTCCTGGTATCTGTCGGCGACCATCGGCAACGGCGGTCCCGCGCTGTTCAACGTCATCGTCATCGGCTCGCTGGCGGCGATCGTCCCGCTGATCGCCGCCTTCCTGCTGCTGCAACGGTACTGGCGTGGTGGCCTGACCATCGGCGCCCTCAAGTGA
- a CDS encoding GNAT family N-acetyltransferase, translating to MQINMRPARAEEAEALSRLAMRSKAHWGYDAQFLESCRPDLTLRPQEISARRAVVAETSGRIVGFYTLDGVPPEGELGNLWIDPTQIRRGIGRRLWEHALAAARALGFTALLIDAEPHAEGFYAAMGAERIGTVPSTVVAGRLLPQLRFGISSSTS from the coding sequence ATGCAGATCAACATGAGGCCGGCTCGCGCTGAAGAGGCGGAGGCACTGAGTCGCCTGGCGATGAGGTCCAAGGCGCATTGGGGCTACGACGCACAGTTCCTTGAGTCATGTCGGCCGGATCTGACGCTCCGACCGCAGGAGATCAGCGCTCGGCGTGCGGTGGTGGCGGAGACGTCCGGCCGCATCGTCGGCTTCTACACGTTGGACGGCGTGCCGCCCGAGGGTGAACTGGGCAACCTTTGGATTGATCCCACGCAGATACGTCGTGGGATCGGCCGCCGCCTCTGGGAACACGCCTTGGCCGCCGCGCGCGCCCTCGGGTTCACGGCATTGCTGATCGATGCGGAGCCGCACGCCGAGGGCTTCTACGCGGCGATGGGTGCCGAGCGCATCGGCACCGTTCCGTCAACCGTTGTCGCTGGCCGCCTGCTGCCCCAGTTGCGTTTCGGCATCTCCTCGTCGACATCGTGA
- a CDS encoding family 43 glycosylhydrolase, with protein sequence MTGTDQVPRVRSWSRGWRTGAVVGVTSLLLGAGVVFGLPSASAATVDTSASYVFVNRHSGKAMDLYDWSTAEGAPVNQWTRNDLAVQQWQFVDAGGGFYKVRSRHSGKVLELPNGSDGTQLVQSTDRSSATQQFRLQDSAGGFVRFVNRQWSKVIDVWEWSTADGGRLAGYSDLDGANQQWQLIRLGGATPTTPPGGSRTFTNPIKRNGPDPWLQVHNGVYYLATTTWNSTITMRRSTTLAGLATAPDQVIFNLAGRPNGCCNMWAPEFHLINGPNGPRWYFYYTAGQNVSDFNPTQRLHVLESAGTDPMGPYTFKADLGTDWQLDASILTVNNRLYLMGTYNPGGSYGQSLFITPMSNPWTLSGSRVRLSSPTLSWERQTHPVNEGPEPLYRNGRTMIVYSASACWGPDYKLGLLTFTGNDPLNPAHWTKAPNPVFQRSDANGVYAPGHNGFFTSPDGTESWIVYHANDSAGGGCDMNRSTRAQKFTWNADGTPNFGTPVRLGVTLTAPSGE encoded by the coding sequence ATGACAGGGACGGATCAGGTGCCGCGGGTGAGGTCGTGGTCGCGGGGTTGGCGGACGGGTGCGGTGGTGGGTGTGACGTCGCTGCTGCTCGGCGCGGGGGTGGTGTTCGGGTTGCCGTCGGCGTCGGCGGCGACGGTGGATACGTCGGCGTCGTATGTGTTCGTGAATCGGCACAGTGGTAAGGCGATGGATCTGTATGACTGGTCGACGGCGGAGGGTGCGCCGGTGAATCAGTGGACGCGGAATGATCTCGCGGTGCAGCAGTGGCAGTTTGTGGATGCGGGTGGTGGTTTCTACAAGGTGCGGTCGCGGCACAGTGGGAAGGTGCTGGAGTTGCCGAATGGCAGTGATGGTACGCAGTTGGTGCAGTCCACTGATCGGTCGTCGGCGACGCAGCAGTTCCGGTTGCAGGATTCCGCGGGTGGGTTCGTGCGGTTCGTGAACCGGCAGTGGAGCAAGGTGATTGACGTGTGGGAGTGGTCGACGGCTGATGGTGGCCGGTTGGCCGGTTACTCCGACCTTGATGGTGCCAATCAGCAGTGGCAGTTGATCCGGCTGGGTGGCGCGACACCCACCACCCCACCCGGCGGCAGCCGGACGTTCACGAATCCTATCAAGCGCAACGGCCCCGATCCCTGGCTGCAGGTGCACAACGGCGTCTACTATCTCGCCACCACGACGTGGAACTCGACGATCACCATGCGCCGCTCCACCACCCTCGCCGGGCTGGCCACCGCACCGGACCAGGTGATCTTCAATCTGGCCGGCCGGCCCAACGGCTGCTGCAACATGTGGGCCCCGGAGTTCCACCTGATCAACGGGCCGAACGGCCCACGCTGGTACTTCTACTACACCGCCGGGCAGAACGTCTCCGACTTCAACCCCACGCAGCGGCTGCACGTGCTGGAGAGTGCCGGCACCGACCCGATGGGTCCGTACACGTTCAAAGCCGATCTCGGCACCGACTGGCAGCTTGACGCGAGCATCCTGACGGTCAACAACCGGCTCTACCTGATGGGTACGTACAACCCTGGTGGCAGCTACGGGCAGAGCCTGTTCATCACGCCGATGAGCAACCCGTGGACGCTCAGCGGCAGCCGGGTCCGGTTGAGTTCTCCGACGCTGTCCTGGGAGCGGCAGACCCACCCGGTCAACGAAGGCCCGGAGCCGCTCTACCGAAACGGACGAACGATGATCGTCTACTCGGCGAGCGCCTGCTGGGGGCCGGACTACAAGCTCGGCCTGCTCACCTTCACCGGTAACGATCCACTCAACCCGGCGCACTGGACCAAGGCGCCGAACCCGGTCTTCCAGCGCAGTGACGCCAACGGCGTCTACGCCCCGGGTCACAACGGGTTCTTCACCTCACCCGACGGCACCGAGAGCTGGATCGTCTACCACGCCAACGATTCCGCCGGCGGTGGCTGTGACATGAACCGGTCCACCCGAGCCCAGAAGTTCACCTGGAACGCCGACGGCACTCCGAACTTCGGCACGCCGGTCCGGCTCGGAGTGACCCTCACCGCCCCGTCCGGCGAGTGA
- a CDS encoding alpha-L-arabinofuranosidase C-terminal domain-containing protein, protein MHLAHVTLDPAAVVAPVNRRTFGTFVEHMGRCVYTGLYEPGHPSADEDGFRTDVLALTRELGVTMVRYPGGNFVSGYRWEDGIGPRDQRPRRRDLAWRSIETNEVGIDEFARWAAKADIEIMYALNLGTRGVQEALDVHEYLNQPAGTHLADLRRTNGAEKPYGVRMWCLGNELDGPWQLGHKSADAYGQLAAATARALRAAEPGLELIACGSSSSAMPTFGAWEATVLEHTYDLVDYVSCHAYYEEHDGDLGSFLACAADMDHFIDSVVATADSIGARLRSKKKIQLSFDEWNVWYLSRFQKQPPADGWQIAPRVIEDEYNVADAVVVGNLLIALLRHSDRVTAACQAQLVNVIAPIRTEPGGPAWRQSIFHPFARTAALARGDVLRTAVESPSYQTARYGEAAVLDAVATHDGATGDVAIFVVNRDDVRPVQLTIDLTRFGRTVRSAAASTLSDDDIRASNTAAHQDRVTLRPNRQLAVNAGGAQVVLPPTSWTAVRLSTRPHPVG, encoded by the coding sequence GTGCACCTCGCTCACGTCACGCTTGATCCCGCCGCCGTGGTGGCTCCGGTCAACCGCCGTACCTTCGGTACGTTCGTCGAACACATGGGGCGCTGCGTCTACACCGGCCTGTACGAACCCGGCCACCCGTCCGCCGACGAGGACGGGTTCCGTACCGACGTCCTGGCCCTGACCCGCGAACTCGGTGTCACAATGGTCCGTTATCCGGGCGGCAACTTCGTCTCCGGATACCGGTGGGAGGACGGCATCGGTCCGAGAGACCAGCGCCCACGCCGCCGCGACCTCGCCTGGCGAAGCATCGAGACCAACGAGGTCGGCATCGACGAGTTCGCGCGGTGGGCCGCCAAGGCCGACATCGAGATCATGTACGCGCTGAACCTGGGTACCCGGGGTGTGCAGGAGGCCCTTGACGTCCACGAGTACCTCAACCAACCCGCCGGCACCCACCTAGCGGATCTGCGCCGGACCAACGGCGCGGAGAAGCCGTACGGAGTACGGATGTGGTGCCTGGGCAACGAACTCGACGGGCCGTGGCAGCTCGGACACAAGAGCGCCGACGCGTACGGGCAACTCGCTGCCGCCACCGCTCGGGCGCTGCGTGCGGCCGAGCCGGGTCTGGAACTGATCGCCTGTGGCAGTTCCAGCTCCGCCATGCCGACGTTCGGCGCCTGGGAGGCCACCGTGCTCGAACACACCTACGACCTGGTGGACTACGTCTCCTGCCACGCCTACTACGAGGAACACGACGGCGACCTCGGCTCCTTCCTCGCCTGCGCGGCCGACATGGACCACTTCATCGACAGCGTCGTGGCCACCGCCGACAGCATCGGTGCCCGGCTGCGCAGCAAGAAAAAGATCCAACTGTCCTTCGACGAGTGGAACGTCTGGTACCTCTCCCGCTTCCAGAAGCAGCCGCCCGCCGACGGTTGGCAGATCGCGCCCCGGGTCATCGAGGACGAGTACAACGTCGCCGACGCGGTCGTCGTCGGTAACCTGCTCATCGCCCTGCTGCGCCACAGCGACCGGGTCACCGCGGCCTGCCAGGCTCAGTTGGTCAACGTGATCGCCCCGATCCGCACCGAACCGGGTGGGCCTGCCTGGCGACAGAGCATCTTCCATCCGTTCGCCCGCACGGCGGCGCTGGCCCGCGGCGATGTCCTGCGCACGGCGGTCGAGAGCCCGTCCTACCAGACGGCCCGTTACGGCGAGGCGGCGGTGCTCGACGCGGTCGCCACCCACGACGGTGCCACCGGCGACGTGGCGATCTTCGTCGTCAACCGTGACGACGTCCGACCGGTGCAGCTCACCATCGACCTGACTCGCTTCGGCCGCACGGTGCGGAGTGCGGCGGCGTCGACACTGTCGGACGACGACATCCGCGCCAGCAACACGGCAGCCCACCAGGACCGGGTCACTCTGCGACCGAACCGACAACTCGCGGTGAATGCCGGCGGCGCGCAGGTCGTACTGCCACCGACATCGTGGACGGCCGTGCGGCTGTCCACCCGCCCGCACCCCGTTGGTTGA
- a CDS encoding sugar ABC transporter permease — protein sequence MTRTRPIPAAAGAAAAGPAVSGGDQRPAAGRRRFDRQAAVGWLFVAPFAVLLVVFLLLPMGYAFKLSLYRSTLVEGEVFAAFDNYRQAFGDPEFRSGVLRVFVFGLVQTPVMIGIALVLALLVDGASSRLARALRLAAFVPYAVPVVIGTLMWGFLYSQNTGPFRFTGIDFLAGDTVLASLGNLVIWQWAGYNMIVLYAALQGVPREVYESARIDGAGAVQIAMRIKTPMISAALVLCTVFTIIGTLQFFTEPLILQPLNPGAITNSYTPNVYAYNQAFSYQQYNYSAAISFLLGAVVFVGSYVFLFATRKRSSLR from the coding sequence ATGACCCGGACCCGACCTATTCCCGCGGCCGCCGGCGCGGCGGCCGCGGGGCCGGCCGTGTCCGGCGGTGACCAGCGGCCCGCAGCCGGCAGACGTCGCTTCGACCGGCAGGCGGCGGTCGGATGGTTGTTCGTCGCGCCGTTCGCGGTGCTGCTGGTCGTCTTCCTGCTGCTGCCGATGGGATACGCGTTCAAACTCAGCCTGTACCGCTCCACCCTGGTGGAGGGCGAGGTGTTCGCGGCGTTCGACAACTACCGGCAGGCCTTCGGTGACCCCGAGTTCCGGTCGGGGGTGCTGCGGGTGTTCGTCTTCGGGCTCGTGCAGACGCCGGTGATGATTGGTATCGCCCTCGTGCTGGCCCTGCTGGTCGACGGCGCCAGCTCCCGCCTCGCGCGTGCGCTGCGGCTGGCGGCGTTCGTCCCGTACGCCGTGCCGGTGGTCATCGGTACCCTGATGTGGGGCTTTCTCTACAGCCAGAACACCGGCCCGTTCCGGTTCACCGGGATCGACTTCCTGGCCGGTGACACCGTCCTGGCGTCCCTGGGCAACCTCGTCATCTGGCAGTGGGCCGGCTACAACATGATCGTGCTCTACGCCGCGCTTCAGGGCGTCCCGCGAGAGGTGTACGAGTCCGCCAGGATCGACGGTGCGGGGGCGGTCCAGATCGCGATGCGGATCAAGACACCGATGATCTCCGCAGCCCTGGTGCTGTGCACCGTCTTCACGATCATCGGGACCCTGCAGTTCTTCACCGAGCCGCTCATCCTGCAACCACTCAACCCGGGCGCGATCACCAACAGTTACACCCCCAACGTCTACGCCTACAACCAGGCGTTCTCGTACCAGCAGTACAACTACTCGGCGGCGATCTCCTTCCTGCTCGGCGCGGTGGTCTTCGTCGGCTCGTACGTCTTCCTGTTCGCCACGCGGAAGCGGAGTTCGCTGCGATGA
- a CDS encoding family 43 glycosylhydrolase, with translation MTGTDQVPRVRSWSRGWRTGAVVGVTSLLLGAGVVFGLPSASAATVDTSASYVFVNRHSGKAMDLYDWSTAEGAPVNQWARNDLAVQQWQFVDAGGGFYKVRSRHSGKVLELPNGSDGTQLVQSTDRSSAAQQFRLQDSAGGFVRFVNRQWSKVIDVWEWSTADGGRLAGYSDLDGANQQWQLIRLGGATPTTPPGSSTPPGPTTPPPPTGTPPPAYPQPSRVAGDVGVHDPTVVKRPDGTYLLAHTGDNVALKTSTDRVTYRNAGAVFPGGAPWTTTYTGGARNLWAPDLSYRNGRYHLYYSASTFGSNRSAIFLATSTTGASGSWTNDGLVIESRTSDNFNAIDPNLTVDDQGRWWLSFGSFWSGIKMIQIDPATGRRLGTAMHSLANYGPGIEAPVLVKRGSWYYLYVSFDRCCQGASSTYRIMVGRSASPTGPFVDRAGRDMLAGGGTQILASHGAIHGPGHQAFLADTDGDHLFYHYYADNGRSLLGINRIGYDATGWPYVY, from the coding sequence ATGACAGGGACGGATCAGGTGCCGCGGGTGAGGTCGTGGTCGCGGGGTTGGCGGACGGGTGCGGTGGTGGGTGTGACGTCGCTGCTGCTCGGCGCGGGGGTGGTGTTCGGGTTGCCGTCGGCGTCGGCGGCGACGGTGGATACGTCGGCGTCGTATGTGTTCGTGAATCGGCACAGTGGTAAGGCGATGGATCTGTATGACTGGTCGACGGCGGAGGGTGCGCCGGTGAATCAGTGGGCGCGCAATGATCTCGCGGTGCAGCAGTGGCAGTTTGTGGATGCGGGTGGTGGTTTCTACAAGGTGCGGTCGCGGCACAGTGGGAAGGTGCTGGAGTTGCCGAACGGTAGCGACGGTACGCAGTTGGTGCAGTCCACTGATCGGTCGTCGGCGGCGCAGCAGTTCCGGTTGCAGGATTCCGCGGGTGGGTTCGTGCGGTTCGTGAACCGGCAGTGGAGCAAGGTCATTGATGTGTGGGAGTGGTCGACGGCTGATGGTGGCCGGTTGGCCGGTTACTCCGACCTTGATGGTGCCAATCAGCAGTGGCAGTTGATCCGGCTGGGCGGCGCGACACCCACCACCCCACCCGGCTCCAGCACCCCACCCGGCCCCACCACGCCACCCCCACCGACCGGCACCCCGCCACCGGCCTATCCGCAACCCAGCAGGGTCGCCGGGGATGTCGGTGTACACGACCCGACCGTGGTCAAACGACCCGACGGCACCTACCTGCTCGCACACACCGGCGACAACGTGGCGTTGAAGACCTCCACCGACCGGGTCACCTACCGCAACGCGGGCGCGGTCTTCCCCGGAGGCGCGCCGTGGACCACCACGTACACCGGCGGCGCGCGTAACCTGTGGGCTCCGGACCTGTCCTACCGCAACGGGCGTTACCACCTGTACTACTCGGCGTCGACCTTCGGTTCCAACCGTTCGGCGATCTTCCTGGCCACCAGTACCACCGGGGCCTCTGGGAGCTGGACCAACGACGGGCTGGTCATCGAATCGCGGACCTCGGACAATTTCAACGCCATCGACCCGAATCTGACCGTTGACGACCAGGGCCGCTGGTGGTTGAGCTTCGGCTCGTTCTGGTCGGGCATCAAGATGATCCAGATCGATCCGGCCACCGGTCGCCGGCTCGGCACCGCCATGCACAGCCTCGCCAACTACGGCCCCGGCATCGAAGCGCCCGTCCTGGTCAAGCGGGGATCGTGGTACTACCTGTACGTCTCGTTCGACCGCTGCTGCCAGGGCGCCAGCAGCACGTACCGGATCATGGTAGGCCGTTCGGCGAGCCCGACCGGGCCATTCGTCGACCGCGCCGGCCGGGACATGCTCGCCGGGGGAGGCACCCAGATCCTGGCCTCGCACGGCGCCATCCACGGCCCCGGCCACCAGGCGTTCCTCGCCGACACCGACGGCGACCACCTGTTCTACCACTACTACGCCGACAACGGTCGGTCGCTGCTCGGCATCAACCGCATCGGCTACGACGCCACTGGTTGGCCCTACGTGTACTGA
- a CDS encoding LacI family DNA-binding transcriptional regulator, whose protein sequence is MRRDVTLREVAELAGVSSRTVSNVVNGYAHVTERTRNRVMRAVEQLGYRPNVLARNLAQGRSGQLAVVVPYLDTPYFSELLQGIIRAARVQGYNVLIDQTDGDPDHERMFIRHGRSRLLFDGVIFSPLGLDQQALADHDPSLPLVILGERVSQGTFDHVGIDDVAASRLATEHLLDLGRRRVAAIGDQPYPTGEAAQLRTRGFREAHDHRGAAVHEELIIATPRFNRADGAGAMRHLLDLPEPPDAVFCYSDLVALGAMHVLASRGMRVPEDIAVIGYDDIEDGAYANPPVSTISPDKEGIATVAVERVLLRIASPTPLPGVELRAPHRLVVRESTVGRPAASRPGSG, encoded by the coding sequence ATGCGGCGGGATGTCACGTTACGCGAAGTCGCCGAGCTGGCCGGTGTCTCCAGCCGGACGGTGTCCAACGTCGTGAACGGTTACGCCCACGTCACCGAGCGCACCCGCAACCGCGTCATGCGTGCTGTCGAGCAGCTCGGCTACCGGCCCAACGTCCTGGCCCGCAACCTCGCCCAGGGTCGCTCCGGGCAGCTCGCCGTCGTCGTGCCTTACCTCGACACGCCATACTTCTCGGAGCTATTGCAGGGCATCATCCGCGCCGCCCGGGTCCAGGGGTACAACGTGCTCATCGACCAGACTGACGGCGACCCCGACCACGAGCGGATGTTCATCCGCCACGGCCGCAGCCGGCTGCTGTTCGACGGCGTCATCTTCAGTCCCCTCGGGCTCGACCAGCAGGCCCTGGCCGACCACGATCCCAGCCTCCCCCTGGTGATCCTCGGCGAGCGGGTCAGCCAGGGGACGTTCGACCACGTCGGCATCGACGATGTCGCGGCGTCCCGCCTGGCCACCGAACACCTGCTGGATCTCGGCCGCCGGCGCGTCGCCGCCATCGGCGACCAGCCCTACCCCACGGGTGAGGCGGCACAGCTGCGGACACGCGGATTCCGCGAGGCACACGATCACCGCGGCGCGGCCGTGCACGAGGAGCTCATCATCGCGACTCCACGGTTCAACCGGGCCGATGGTGCGGGCGCCATGCGACACCTGCTCGACCTGCCGGAACCGCCGGACGCCGTGTTCTGCTACAGCGATCTCGTGGCGCTGGGCGCGATGCACGTGCTGGCCTCACGCGGGATGCGGGTGCCCGAGGACATCGCCGTGATCGGCTACGACGATATCGAGGACGGCGCCTACGCCAACCCGCCGGTGAGCACGATCTCCCCCGACAAGGAGGGAATCGCGACGGTCGCCGTGGAGCGTGTCCTGCTGCGCATCGCCAGCCCCACGCCGTTGCCCGGCGTGGAACTGCGCGCACCACACCGGCTCGTCGTACGCGAGAGCACGGTGGGTCGGCCCGCAGCGAGCCGGCCTGGTTCCGGTTAG
- a CDS encoding glycoside hydrolase family 43 protein, producing MVSRRTLLAAGASTAVAAGTGLLSSAAPALAAPAYGGYVMGYFAESPNSVANNYGLHLAISTDGLTWTPLNQNSPVVTPTAGTGGLRDPFIMRKQDNTFVVLATDLKGTDFTQQNQYIHIWDSVDLRNFTGYRRVRMHTMPTHTWAPEAFWDAARGQYGVLYSARNNGRDAFYVNYTTDFRTVSAHQLYFDPGFDVLDATMHVGSGANYLYYKSFTDGRLYGARSSSLAPRSFDRGTYTSGVINGGIEAPIVVKANDRNEWFLWGDSFSPTNGELYVWRSGDINSNSWAPLGKERYTQPLNAKHPTIAPITAAEHAAMLSRWGAPSWNRIKSYNFPDHLIRHASNAARIDPYPFDPYADAQWRLRPGLANSSGVSFESVNYPGRFLRHSNYVLVLAANDGSSGFAGDATFHRTAGLADGGWTSFRSHNFTNYYIRHANYVLRIDPLSASSSAVDRADATFQVGY from the coding sequence ATGGTCTCCCGACGCACCCTGCTGGCCGCCGGCGCGTCCACGGCGGTGGCCGCCGGCACCGGTCTGCTGTCCAGTGCCGCGCCCGCCCTGGCCGCCCCCGCCTACGGCGGCTACGTCATGGGCTACTTCGCCGAGTCACCGAATTCGGTGGCCAACAACTACGGTCTGCACCTGGCCATCAGCACCGACGGTCTCACCTGGACTCCACTGAACCAGAACAGCCCGGTCGTCACCCCCACCGCCGGCACCGGCGGGCTGCGTGACCCGTTCATCATGCGCAAGCAGGACAATACCTTCGTGGTGCTCGCCACCGACCTCAAGGGCACCGACTTCACCCAGCAGAACCAGTACATCCACATCTGGGACTCCGTGGACCTGCGCAACTTCACCGGCTACCGCCGGGTGCGGATGCACACGATGCCGACCCACACCTGGGCACCGGAGGCATTCTGGGACGCCGCGCGGGGTCAGTACGGCGTCCTGTACTCGGCCAGGAACAACGGCCGGGACGCCTTCTACGTCAACTACACCACCGACTTCCGTACGGTCAGCGCCCACCAGCTCTACTTCGATCCCGGCTTCGACGTGCTGGACGCCACCATGCACGTCGGCAGCGGGGCGAACTACCTGTACTACAAGAGCTTCACCGATGGCCGGCTCTACGGTGCCCGGTCGAGCAGCCTCGCTCCGCGCAGCTTCGACCGGGGCACGTACACCAGCGGCGTGATCAACGGTGGCATCGAGGCACCGATCGTGGTCAAGGCCAACGACCGGAACGAGTGGTTCCTCTGGGGCGACTCGTTCTCCCCGACCAACGGTGAGCTGTACGTGTGGCGCAGCGGCGACATCAACAGCAACAGCTGGGCGCCGCTGGGCAAGGAGCGCTACACCCAGCCGCTGAACGCCAAGCATCCCACCATCGCGCCGATCACCGCTGCCGAGCACGCCGCGATGCTGTCCCGGTGGGGAGCGCCGTCCTGGAACCGGATCAAGTCGTACAACTTCCCCGACCACCTGATCCGCCACGCCAGCAACGCCGCCCGGATCGACCCCTACCCGTTCGATCCCTACGCCGACGCCCAGTGGCGGCTACGGCCAGGTCTGGCGAACTCCTCGGGTGTGTCGTTCGAGTCGGTCAACTATCCCGGCCGGTTCCTGCGGCACAGCAACTACGTCCTCGTGCTGGCCGCCAACGACGGCTCTTCCGGGTTCGCCGGTGACGCCACCTTCCACCGAACCGCCGGGCTCGCCGACGGTGGGTGGACCTCGTTCCGCTCGCACAACTTCACCAACTACTACATCCGGCACGCCAACTACGTCCTGCGCATCGACCCGCTGAGCGCCTCGTCGAGCGCCGTCGACCGGGCGGACGCCACCTTCCAGGTCGGCTACTGA